acagatttgcttctgcGAAGCACACCTGTGATTCTTTGGAAAGGAAAAAATCGTGAGTATTTTTGCGCATATTtttgtgcttccacgagaagcataAATTTGCATCTCACGAGTACACGGATCTGTGCTTCTTCAAAgggaaaaaatggagaagaaaatcaTGCCTCTGGCTCCGGTTTTTCATGAAAAAGAAAGTTCATtgaaacctattaacatgggataTAATTTCGAAGCTCTCGAAGTGAAAAATCCAACGGTTAAAACGATTCATAATTTGAATGCATGCTTCCAGAGATAAAAGGTTTTAAAAATGAATCTACAAATAATGGGAAAACTCCCATGTTGCAGTGCGCCACTTGTAAGCGCTAGAGAAGATGGGTGTGACCATTGCAACGGGTACCCCTTAACTACTGATTCCGGAGTACCTACCGTCTCGTTTGACACCTTCTTCTGCATATTACAAACTTGGGTCGGCCCTTTTTCGTGTGCTCCTTCACTGACAAATTGTCTCTTGTTATGTTTGCTTCGCTAGTTCGATTCTTTTTTCGGGTTTTCTCTGTTTCTTcactctctttttttctttgtttttctctgGGTTTTTTTTGTCGGTCTTCTTGGTTTCTTTAttcgttttctttgttttttccatTTTTACTTTGAAATCCTTTTTCTTCAGTTTATTTTTGTTTATGTTCTTGTTTTTTTTCTCATTTCATTGTTTTTCTccattttcttgttttcttttttgtCGGTTTTATTTTGTTTGTCTCCCCGCATATCTATTTTTCTTTGTTATACTTTGGTTTCCTTACggttttggggttttcttttatttctttacgtTTTTTGTCTATTTTATCATTTTTCCTTTTACTAAGACATATCCTATTTTTATTTCTACATTTGACGCACATAGCCTGGCGAAAATTGCTCATTCCTTAGTCCATAACGACATGTGTGGCTAGGCCATTCTCATGATCCAAGATGTATCCCACAAACTGTGGCTTTCGATCGTTAATAAATCTTGGATTGCCCCTAAAGACATATCTTGCTTATAGCGAGAGTACCTAACCAAAAGGTACCCCTTATACCTAAATAAAAGGTAGCCTTTTTCTACTTTTTTCGCCTTTTTGGTTTATGTCTGGTTTCTCATAGGTTGAAGAGAAAAAAAATCGTAAACATATTTTTTTCTCACGAAAAATAATTTATCCTTCCGCAAGAAGCATATATTTGCTTCTTGTGAAGGCATAGATTTATTTTCTTGAGAAGCAAAACTATGCTTCTCAGAAAGGGAAAAAAGGTCATGATTCTTTTTCGCGATTTCTTTTTGTCTCCAAAAAAAAACACAACTTTGCTTCACGTGGACGCACAGATTTAGTTCCACGAGAAGTTGTGCTTCTCCAAAAGCGGAAAAAAAAATGcatgaatcattttttttgcctccCTGAAAACATAAATGTACTTCTCATGGAGGCACCGATTTTCTTCCGCACTGTGCTTTTTGCGAaggaaaaaaaacacaaaaaaatgatGTTTTATTTTCTCGCggaggcacaaatttgcttccttgaaggcacagatttgcttctgcGAAGCACATCTATGATTCTTTGGAAAGGAAAAAATCATGATTATTTTTGCGCATATTTTTGTGCTTCCACAAGAAGCATAGATTTGCATCTCATGAGTACGCGGATCTGTGCTTCTTGAAAgggaaaaaatggagaagaaaagtGTGCCTCTGGCTCCGGTTTTTCATGAAAAAGAAAGTTCATtgaaacctattaacatgggataTAATTTCGAAGATCTCAAAGTGAAAAATCCAACGGTTAAAACCATTCATAATTTGAACGCATGGTTCAAGAGAGAAAAGGTTTTAAAAACGAAACTACAAATAATGGGAAAACTCCCATGTTGCAGTGCGCCACTTGTAAGCGCTAGAGAAGATGGGAGTGACCTTTGCAAGGGGTACCCCTTAACTACTGATTCCAGAGTACCTACCGTCTCGTTTGACACCTTCTTCTGCATATTACAGTACTGGGTCGGCCCTTTTTTGTGTGCTCCTTTGCTGACAAATTGTCTCTCGTTATGTTTGCTTCGCTAGTTCGATTCTTTTTTTCGggttttctctgtttttctctggGGGGGTTTTATCGGTCTTCTTAGTTTCTTTATtggttttctttgtctttttttcatttttacttTTAAATCCTTTTTTAAGATATATCCTATTTTTATTTCTACATTTCTCTGATTTATTTACATTTCTTTGTCTATTTTATCATTTTTCCTTTTTAAAGACATATCCtatttttatttctacatttttggaaattcatgtccatatttttcatacatgttgttcattttttatacatcagaaacatgttttatatacatgtttaaacTTTTCGGGCGATGCGCATTCATTGGAaggagacattcccgtcgacgacgaggttcCTACGGTAACTTCGTAtgtttcaagatgatatgtcggctcagtctttcagaggtgctcataggggtagggtgtgcgtgtgcgtgttcatatgggtgagtgtatgcgcgtgtatatgagcgcttgtgtctgtactgatgttcaaaaaagatACATGATTAGCagtttttcatatatatgttttgatgtatacTTTTTGCCATACACATAGTACNNNNNNNNNNNNNNNNNNNNNNNNNNNNNNNNNNNNNNNNNNNNNNNNNNNNNNNNNNNNNNNNNNNNNNNNNNNNNNNNNNNNNNNNNNNNNNNNNNNNNNNNNNNNNNNNNNNNNNNNNNNNNNNNNNNNNNNNNNNNNNNNNNNNNNNNNNNNNNNNNNNNNNNNNNNNNNNNNNNNNNNNNNNNNNNNNNNNNNNNNNNNNNNNNNNNNNNNNNNNNNNNNNNNNNNNNNNNNNNNNNNNNNNNNNNNNNNNNNNNNNNNNNNNNNNNNNNNNNNNNNNNNNNNNNNNNNNNNNNNNNNNNNNNNNNNNNNNNNNNNNNNNNNNNNNNNNNNNNNNNNNNNNNNNNNNNNNNNNNNNNNNNNNNNNNNNNNTAATTAATTGATAACCATTTTACAATCATTCATGATGATAATGCTAATCTCCTGAGGGATATTTGCAAGCCAACATGCTGTGCATTGCTGTCTACGTCCTATAGCTGCCATGGCATCTGCAGCTTTGTTCTGAGTCCGACTAATCTTTTGGATTTGTGATTGTCGTTCCTTGAGTAGCTCCAAAATTTCTGCAGCCTGAAACATGTTACTGGAACGATCCACCGTGCCCGCACTAACTAGCGAGATGAGCTCAGCACAGTCGGACTCCACCATGAGCGGCTTGTCGGACCAATGAAGGGCCAGTCTTAGCCCCTCCTCACAGGCAGCAAGCTCAGCCTCCAGTGGCCCTGGACAGTTGAAGATCCACCTGCATGCTGTGAAAATGACCTCCCCATTGTGGTCGCGAAGCACCATTCCCACCCCCGCAGACCCATCTGCTACAACATACGACCCATCAAAGTTCAGCTTGACGTGGCCATCAGGCGGGGGTTCCCAGGAAGCTTCCACGGCTGGCCGGATCATCTCGCTGGAACTCTAAAGAATGCAGCCATCTAACAGGGCTGGATGTTTTCCTTTGGTGGGGTCTGAACGTGGGTAATGTTTTATCATAAGTAGCGACTCAGCATATCCACATAGGAAGCGCCATTAGAACAAGCATGCGCTGTATCTCATTCAGCCCTTGCATCAGCATCAACAACCAATCTGGCTCGTTCCTCCGAAGAGATTCAACATCCGGTAGATCCCACACAAGTCTCATTTTCTATGCACGTTTATCATTTTTTAAGTGGGTGATCAAAATTTATCAATTATTTATGTAAAGTTATTTATATAGTAGATATATTTAGAACATTTAgaaatataggaaaaataaaaaacaaagcaAAATGAAAAAAACACAGAAAAGGCATTGAAGGCCTCTCTATCCCGCTGGTCCGGCGCATTTTTGCAGCTGTTGACGCGAGGTTGCGCTCTGCCTCACATGAAGCGAGAGGAAGTGTTGCTAAAAAAAAAGTGGCGAGAGGAAGTCACGCCCATGCACCCAACCTTAATGTGTATGAACTACTAGTTTGAGAAAATGATTACATCATAGGTGTGCATAAATGTCGCGACACAAAAATAAATAAGTTCCAACGCCACCTTTCCGCATTGCCAGTTCTATTGCAAGAACGTAGGCGGCTTCCTGACCATGGTGACCTGCTCGAAGGCATACGCCATCTCGATCAGCCTTGGCTCGTACCATCTTAACCCGCCAAAGCAGAGACCAAACGGCACCCCCTGCTTGCCATACCCGGCCGGCACGGTGATGGCCGGCATACCGTCAATGGCGAGCACCGAAGATGCTGCATTGTTAGGTGTCACGATGGCGTCTAGCTCATGCTCTCTCATCAACTTCTTCAATCTGTTGGCGGACAACTTGTTTAACTGACTAATGGCCTCTCGCTCTGAGGCACCGATGCCGGTTGTGTTCTCAGCCACTAGAAATACAGGTTGACCAATTTCCTTCATCTTTTCCTACAATGCATGCCATTCTCACAATTTAAATTGACTTGTTTTCCAAAAGGCTATAAAATGTAACTACAAAGAAAAAATGTATCACAATGAGAAACaaatacatgaaaaataataaTTACTAAACAGTATAACTTAGCGAGCTACAGCCTTCCACAGCGATTTGACGTTTTGAACCATCCGATCAACTCGTTTAACGCTGCAGATGGTTCTGTTACACAGCGCACCTTTTCACCGGCCGCCCCGCTCATCCAGGCTTGCCCAACGTTATCGGGCCGCTGCTCCGGAGATCGACTTGGGCGGCTTCTCGTTCCAGGCTGagtattttgtttgttgcatcGAGCGCCACAGGCCCACGAGCATCACCTCCACTTCCCCATCGGCCCAGGTCGTCCCTTCCCACTGTCGCTCTATAATGTCAGCCCAGCGAGAGAGCTTTGCTCCGGTGTAGGGGAGCGATTAGTAGTATAAGGAGGAGGCGGCCTAAACGGCTTCGATAAAGAATACTGACTGTAAAGATCTCTGCCTTCTCCGGTCAAATCTGGTCAACAATTCTGGTAAAAAATCTTATATTCTCATTTGGCTGGGGTATGCACATTCATCTTACAATAACTGTTGAAGGAAATCTACGTACTAAAGAAGACGAGAGAATATAAATATTCCACGTCAGTTTATTGACACCTCTCCTTAAAGATTGAGGATATAAATCACTTTTGTGTCAACATGCTAGGACTTGACTTCGATCAGTTCATCTTTGTACCCTGTTATACGGACGATTGCTCATGTTGTTTCTTTCTCTTAAGTCATTGATTAATTTTCCTGAGCATTCCAAATGGTTTGTTGACTGATGAATTCAGGCTTGCTAAAACTTTGTTTCTTGTCTGTTACTTTTGTCACTACTGTAATATCACACTAGATCTTAAATTGGATGGTTTAGTCCGTACAAACTATTTGATGTAAGCTGAACTCTCGGGAATGTTACTCAAGCATTAGAGTTGATGTTGATCTTGTGCAAGAATAGAATATGCTAGCCTTTACAAGATAGAATATTGTATTTTTTTTGGTCTATGTATTTCCTTGCATCTTCTTGTAATGACCGGACAAAGAGAAAATGTAAAAATGAAAGCATTTATGTGAGTGGATAGGTTCCAAACTTGATGTAAATATGCGCCACCATCAGTGTCAACACATCGAAATTCAATTAGTTTGAATTTTATCAAATGTTTCCATTGTTCAactttcctaaatatttgtatagTAGTTCTTTTCCCTAGATGGAcgagcgcggcaacgcgcgccatcatgaTCTAGTTAACTCTAAATCAAGCTGACCTCAACAGGATGTGCATTGTTGAAAGCTATGATCTCTGCAAGCGACCGAACTAGGGAATATAATAAGCTTGATAGATAGGAGTTGAGGCTTAACTTGAACTCTGCTGGTAATGCAATCAGTTGGCCATTGCTCACAAAATCCAATAGGACACTTAAATTTTGTATGTCAAGGTTCTCAATCACGATTGCTCCTTGTTTCCTTCAAACCAAAAAAAATATACAGGTTGATGGGATATGAcacccactggtagaaaaaggggcTTCCATACGCCGCCATTAGTCCCCAACAGAaccgaaccgcgaccaaagggctCTTTAGTCGCGGTTCAGGAGAAGGCCCGCGACCAACTACCTGGGCCCAGCGCGTTCGGTCGACAGCTGGCCGACGggagggtctttagtcccggttggccaggccaaccgggactaaaggtccccgaaggcctttagtcccggttggccaggccagccgggactaaaggcccatccagctggcagACGggagggctttagtcccggttggcctgcccaaccgcgactaaaggcccatccctatatatactCAGCTCACTCCACTTCACTCAGCTcatcacttcacaattttcagaaggtgGTGGTGGGGTGGTGGTGGTTTGCTTTTGGtttctcctatgcacacaaggtgtttgatgaaatgcccgagagcctgaaacaagccacacttgagctttctcatttatttttcctccgcgatcgcggttagcaactcgaacctttcatgtgtcattgataaaatacgcatgtgtgtagttcattgtttaattagtattatttctagctacttagtttaacaaatgcatgatggttaattatatactttatataataataatgcagatgaatcggcaatggatgtacggttcccGACTccccggcgagttcactacgggtttgaaagatttcctcgtagtggcaaatgcgaacaggcagcaaggttttattatctgtccatgtgctgtctgtaagaatgataAGGGTTACTCCTCGCCAAGAAAAGTTCACATGGACCTGCTTATGcatggtttcatgccaagctattattgttggaccaagcatggagaaagaggggtcagaatggaagaagatgaagaaggggatgatatcgatgacaactatcgtgatcatttcggtgatactttcatggaggatgatgctgaaggtggggaagggttaggtgaaggtgaagaagaggcacatgatgagcccgctgatgatcttggtcggaccattgctgatgcacgaagacgctgcgaaactgacaaggagagggagaatttggatcgcatgttagaggatcacaaaaagtcgttgtatccaggatgcgataatagtctgaaaaagctgggctgcacactggatttgctaaaatggaaggcacaggaaggtgtaggtgactcatcatttgaaaatttgctgaaaatgttgaagaatatgttgccgaagaataacgagttgcccgccagtacgtacgaagcaaagaaggttgtctgccctctaggtttagaggttcagaagatacatgcatgcattaatgactgcatcctctaccgcggtgaatacgagaatttgaatgaatgccctgtatgcactgcattgcgttataagatcagaggcgatgaccctggtgacgatgttgagggcgagaaacccaggaagagggttcccgtagaggtgatgtggtatgctcctataataccacggttgaaacgtctgttcatgaacaaaaagcatgccaagttgttgcgatggcacaaagaggaccgtaagtccgacgggcagtcgagacacaccgctgatggaacgcaatggagaaagatcgacagagttttcaaagattttgcagctgacgcaaggaacttaagatttggtctaaatactgatggcattaatccttttggcgagcagagctccagccatagcacctggcccgtgactctatgcatctacaaccttcctccttggttgtgcatgaagcggaagttcattatgatgccaattctcatccaaggccctaagcaacccggtaacgacatcgatgtgtacctaaggccattagttgaaaaacttttacagttgtgggcgaaacctggtgtacgtgtctgggatgagcacaaaggagaggaatttgacctacgagcgttgctttttgtaaccatcaacgattggcctgctctcagtaacctttcgggacagacaaataagggatacaatgcatgcacgcactgcttacatgagactgaaagtgtacgtttggttaattgtaagaagaacgtgtacctgggtcatcgtcgatttcttccccgaaatcataacgtaagaaagaaaggcaagcatttcaacgggaaggcagatcaccggccgaagcctgcggaacgtactggtgcggagatatttgatatggtcaaggatttgaaagtcatctttggaaagggtcctggcggacaatcagttccgcggggagttgacgggcacgcacccatgtggaagaagaaatctatattttgggagctagaatattggaaagtcctagaggtccgctctgcaatcgacgtgatgcatgttacgaagaatgtttgcgtgaacctgctaagcttcttcggcgtgtatgggaagacaaatgatacaaaggaagcacggcaggaccagcaacttttgaaagacccagatgaccggcatccggaatggtttcaaggtcgtgccagctacgctcttaccaaagaagagaaggtcattttttttgaatgcctgagcagtatgaaggtcccgtctggcttctcgtcgaatataaagggaataataaacatgccggagaaaaagttccaaaacctgaagtctcacgactgccacgtgattatgacgcaattgcttccgattgctttgagggggctcctaccggaaaatgttcgagtagccattgtgaagctatgtgcattcctcaatgcaatctctcagaaggtaatcaatccagaagatctaccacggttacagaacgatgtggtccaatgccttgtcagtttcgagttggtgttcccaccatccttcttcgatattatgacgcacctcctggtccacctagtcgaagagatttccattctcggtcctgtatttctacacaatatgttcccctttgagaggttcatgggagtattaaagaaatatgttcgtaaccgtgctaggccagaaggaagcatcgtcaagggctatggaaatgaggaggtaattgagttctgtattgactatgttcctgaccttaagccgattggtattcctcaatcgcggcacgatgggagactaagtggaaaaggcaagatcggaagggataccacgatatgtatggacggtcattctatgactgaagcacaccacacagtcctgcaaaattccagcttggtggctccgtacttcgagcaatacaagaatattttacgctcggacaacccggggaagcctgaatcctggattagaaaggcccacatggagactttcggcagctggttgcgaaaacatttcatgaatgacaatgatgttggagatcagctgtacatgttggccaagaaaccatcttcgactataacgactttccacgggtacgagataaatgggaatacattttacaccatcgcccaagataaaaagagcaccaaccaaaacagtggtgtccgctttgatgcagtaaccgagaatgggcaaaaggtcacatattatggttacatagaggagatatgggaacttgactatggaccctcctttaagttccctttgttccggtgcaaatggttcaagctaacaggaggtggggtaaaggtggacgagcaatacggaatgacaatggtggatttcaacaatcttggttaccttgacgaaccattcatccttgccaaagatgtcgctcaggttttttatttgaaggacatgagtagcaaaccgaggaaacggaaagataagaaaacgatcagtacatcatgcgatgaaccaaagcgccacattgttctttcagggaaaagaaacatcgtgggagtggaggacaagacagacatgtcagaagattataatatgtttggtgaaattccgctcttcaaagtgaacactgacccaagcattaagttaaatgatgaggatgctccatggatacggcacaatcgtaagcaagcagggacgtccaagggaagaattgatgtgtaataatttattgtaccaaactttgtatttggtcgatgaactgaatgatgtatcaaaccttttgtcaaaccttcaagggattttaaaatgaattagttttattttactgatttttttatatataattgtatttttaagattttaaaatgtcAGAAGAttttaaaaaaggaaaaagaaagaaaggaagagaaaaagaagaaaaacaagaaaaaggaagaaacaaacacaagaaaaaaacagaagaaaaaagaaagaaaaaaacaNNNNNNNNNNNNNNNNNNNNNNNNNNNNNNNNNNNNNNNNNNNNNNNNNNNNNNNNNNNNNNNNNNNNNNNNNNNNNNNNNNNNNNNNNNNNNNNNNNNNNNNNNNNNNNNNNNNNNNNNNNNNNNNNNNNNNNNNNNNNNNNNNNNNNNNNNNNNNNNNNNNNNNNNNNNNNNNNNNNNNNNNNNNNNNNNNNNNNNNNNNNNNNNNNNNNNNNNNNNNNNNNNNNNNNNNNNNNNNNNNNNNNNNNNNNNNNNNNNNNNN
The window above is part of the Triticum aestivum cultivar Chinese Spring chromosome 2A, IWGSC CS RefSeq v2.1, whole genome shotgun sequence genome. Proteins encoded here:
- the LOC123184271 gene encoding probable amidase At4g34880, encoding MAAVTLGTETDGSILCPASLNSVVGIKPTVGLTSRAGVIPITPRQDTVGPICRTVADAVHVLDAITGYDALDSTATMAASKYIPRGGYMQFLKKDGLRGKRLGVPNGFFNFPNGTMQQIVYEQHLNTMRKQGAIVIENLDIQNLSVLLDFVSNGQLIALPAEFKLSLNSYLSSLLYSLVRSLAEIIAFNNAHPVEEKMKEIGQPVFLVAENTTGIGASEREAISQLNKLSANRLKKLMREHELDAIVTPNNAASSVLAIDGMPAITVPAGYGKQGVPFGLCFGGLRWYEPRLIEMAYAFEQVTMVRKPPTFLQ